The Pseudomonadota bacterium genome includes a region encoding these proteins:
- a CDS encoding thiopurine S-methyltransferase: MTDKQFWTKRWQENRIGFHEGRVNRYLREYWQRLDAPPDQSVFVPLCGKAVDLAWLHERGHRVIGVELSKVACRGFFTDRGIEPTVTETGAFVHYSSDGIELLCGDFIDLTRGHLQGASLFYDRAALIALPEHMRPRYCDHLAEIAGPDARGLLITLDYPQQAFAGPPFAVPDSEVHRHLGRHFAVEALYHAPIQPDDPLRERGLSQATESVFSLSRR, translated from the coding sequence GTGACAGATAAACAATTCTGGACCAAGCGCTGGCAGGAAAACCGCATCGGCTTTCACGAGGGCCGGGTCAACCGCTACCTGCGTGAATACTGGCAGCGGCTGGATGCGCCGCCTGATCAAAGCGTGTTCGTGCCGCTGTGCGGCAAGGCCGTGGACCTGGCCTGGCTGCACGAGCGCGGCCATCGCGTCATCGGTGTTGAACTGAGCAAGGTGGCCTGCCGCGGTTTCTTCACCGATCGCGGCATCGAGCCGACGGTTACCGAAACCGGCGCGTTTGTGCACTACTCCAGCGACGGCATCGAGTTGTTGTGCGGCGATTTCATCGATCTCACCCGCGGCCATCTGCAGGGCGCCAGCCTGTTCTACGACCGCGCCGCCCTGATCGCCCTGCCCGAGCATATGCGCCCGCGCTACTGCGACCACCTGGCTGAAATCGCCGGCCCCGACGCGCGCGGCCTGCTGATCACCCTGGATTACCCGCAGCAGGCATTCGCCGGTCCGCCCTTCGCCGTGCCCGACTCCGAAGTGCACCGCCACCTCGGCAGACATTTCGCGGTCGAGGCGCTCTATCACGCCCCCATCCAGCCTGACGACCCGCTGCGCGAGCGCGGCCTGAGCCAGGCGACCGAGTCGGTATTCAGCCTGTCGCGCCGATAA
- a CDS encoding HNH endonuclease, protein MLAEGGFVATYKFALMQALADLSVEHETARDRSLRLHVDQIAEKFIEYYWNQARPFYDQVLRQNTGRPAKVLTIIQEHRRVADGSLGRLRTERAVWKRLVRRIAKIIVDMPLWKLQTVGNRKNQFLYRESDYRDRSIRLLPGVPDAFRAFHPMLTSMIRGGWISQIHRISANQEVLGAEAELEGFLFGTDRLSLERFTGVLREHQAGECFYCGKRVSGAGDLDHFIPWSRYPLDLGHNFVHAHKGCNNAKRDHLAAVSHLGRWRVQNLDEGDRLARAFNDAGLSNDLERSLLIARWAYEQGFASGARLWVRDGKFEDCDYRWQTALAMPPALRLAADTPPYDYQS, encoded by the coding sequence TTGCTGGCCGAGGGCGGCTTCGTGGCCACGTACAAGTTCGCGCTGATGCAGGCCCTGGCGGATCTGTCGGTCGAGCATGAAACAGCACGGGACAGATCGCTTCGACTCCACGTCGATCAGATCGCAGAGAAGTTCATCGAGTACTACTGGAACCAGGCCCGGCCTTTCTACGACCAAGTGCTCCGGCAGAACACCGGGCGTCCGGCGAAAGTCCTGACCATTATTCAGGAACATCGCAGGGTTGCTGATGGCAGCCTTGGACGTCTGCGCACTGAGCGAGCTGTATGGAAAAGGCTTGTGCGCCGCATCGCTAAAATTATCGTCGACATGCCCCTCTGGAAACTGCAGACCGTCGGCAACCGAAAGAACCAGTTTCTATACCGAGAATCCGATTACCGGGACCGCTCGATTCGCCTGCTTCCAGGTGTACCTGATGCCTTTCGGGCATTCCACCCCATGCTCACGAGCATGATCCGCGGTGGCTGGATCAGCCAGATCCATCGAATCAGCGCCAATCAAGAAGTCCTGGGCGCCGAAGCGGAACTGGAAGGATTTCTGTTTGGGACCGATCGCCTTTCCTTGGAGCGATTCACTGGCGTGCTGCGGGAGCACCAGGCGGGCGAGTGCTTCTACTGCGGCAAGCGAGTCAGCGGCGCCGGCGACCTCGATCACTTCATCCCCTGGTCCCGCTACCCACTGGACCTGGGCCACAACTTCGTTCACGCGCACAAGGGCTGCAACAACGCCAAGCGCGACCACCTGGCTGCCGTCTCGCACCTGGGACGCTGGCGGGTGCAGAACCTGGACGAAGGAGACAGGCTGGCCAGAGCATTCAATGACGCGGGACTATCCAACGACCTTGAGCGCTCGCTGTTGATTGCCCGTTGGGCCTACGAGCAGGGATTTGCCAGTGGCGCAAGGCTGTGGGTCCGAGACGGGAAGTTCGAGGATTGCGATTATCGGTGGCAAACCGCGCTCGCCATGCCTCCCGCGCTAAGGCTTGCGGCCGACACGCCGCCATATGACTATCAAAGCTAG
- a CDS encoding alpha/beta hydrolase — MTNSIAFTIVLLACLVLVGCARHLNDPGRDISLPQKGHVVLADQRFSPPDWPQALYADVYIPDGNSPDGSPAAWPAVLVVHGGGWERRSREDMTSISRRLADRGFVAVNIDYRFAPEYRFPAQLHDVQIAHRWMREEASRLRIDPERIAGLGFSSGAHLVALVGLVAGTDTSLNAEYGPEDDGYFAVVVGGIPSDFGLFSGGKLLRQLMGARQGEAPEAYRAASPITHVHDDAPPFFLFHGTLDQTVPFKHARVLYEALLEHGVHAELFRMRLRGHVTSFLLRGDAMRSAIAFLHDMVGRPADEE, encoded by the coding sequence ATGACCAACTCGATTGCTTTCACGATCGTGCTGCTGGCCTGCCTGGTGCTGGTCGGCTGTGCGCGGCATCTCAACGACCCCGGGCGTGATATCTCATTGCCGCAGAAGGGCCATGTGGTGCTGGCCGATCAGCGTTTTTCGCCGCCGGATTGGCCGCAGGCGTTGTATGCCGATGTCTATATTCCGGACGGCAATAGTCCCGATGGCAGTCCGGCGGCGTGGCCGGCGGTGTTGGTGGTGCACGGTGGGGGCTGGGAGCGGCGTAGCCGGGAGGATATGACGAGCATCTCCCGTCGGCTGGCCGATCGTGGTTTCGTGGCGGTCAATATCGACTACCGCTTCGCGCCCGAGTATCGCTTTCCGGCCCAGCTTCACGACGTGCAGATCGCGCATCGGTGGATGAGGGAGGAGGCCTCGCGGCTGCGGATCGATCCCGAGCGGATTGCCGGGCTGGGGTTTTCGTCCGGGGCGCATCTGGTGGCTCTGGTCGGGCTGGTGGCCGGCACGGACACGTCGCTTAACGCCGAGTACGGGCCGGAGGACGACGGCTATTTTGCGGTGGTGGTCGGGGGCATTCCGTCGGATTTTGGGCTGTTTTCCGGCGGCAAGCTGTTGCGGCAGCTCATGGGGGCCAGGCAGGGCGAAGCGCCGGAAGCCTACCGGGCGGCCTCGCCGATTACGCACGTGCATGACGATGCACCGCCGTTTTTCCTCTTCCATGGCACGCTGGATCAAACGGTGCCCTTCAAGCACGCCCGGGTGCTGTACGAGGCGCTGCTCGAACACGGGGTACACGCCGAGCTGTTCCGGATGCGCCTGCGTGGGCACGTCACTTCGTTTCTGTTGCGCGGCGACGCGATGCGAAGCGCCATTGCCTTTCTGCATGACATGGTGGGGCGTCCGGCAGATGAGGAGTGA
- a CDS encoding HIT family protein produces the protein MADGDCPFCDPDPDQVFHEDEHVLALWDRYPVSPGHALLIPRRHVAGWFEASPAEQLAVIAALPVVREKIERVHQPNGWNIGVNSGEAAGQTIFHLHVHLIPRYKGDQDDPRGGVRHVMPEKANYWDEPE, from the coding sequence ATGGCTGATGGCGACTGCCCCTTCTGCGATCCGGACCCTGACCAGGTTTTCCACGAGGACGAGCACGTGCTCGCCCTTTGGGACCGCTATCCCGTTAGCCCGGGCCACGCACTGCTCATTCCCCGTCGGCATGTCGCCGGTTGGTTCGAGGCATCGCCGGCCGAGCAACTGGCGGTGATCGCGGCGCTTCCCGTGGTGCGAGAAAAGATCGAACGCGTGCACCAGCCCAATGGCTGGAACATTGGCGTCAACTCGGGCGAGGCCGCTGGTCAAACGATCTTCCATTTGCACGTCCACCTGATCCCGCGTTACAAGGGCGATCAGGACGATCCTAGGGGCGGGGTGCGCCACGTGATGCCTGAGAAGGCCAACTACTGGGACGAGCCGGAATGA
- a CDS encoding alpha/beta hydrolase — MTGSIAFTVVVLSCLVLVGCARHLNDPGRDNLLPQTGHVVLADQRFSPPDWPQALYADVYIPDGDSANGSPAAWPAVLVVHGGGWERRSRADMTSIARRLADRGFVAVNIDYRFAPEYRFPAQLHDVQIAHRWMREEASRLRIDPDRIAGLGFSGSSGSCREYRHQVMGNQSPRMNLERRDTCRWMCSGRICCPSGM, encoded by the coding sequence ATGACCGGCTCAATTGCCTTCACGGTGGTGGTGCTGTCTTGCCTGGTGCTGGTTGGCTGCGCACGTCATCTCAACGACCCGGGGCGTGACAACTTGTTGCCTCAGACGGGCCACGTGGTGCTAGCCGATCAGCGTTTTTCGCCGCCGGACTGGCCGCAGGCGCTGTATGCCGATGTCTATATTCCGGACGGCGATAGTGCCAATGGCAGTCCGGCGGCCTGGCCGGCGGTGCTGGTGGTCCACGGCGGTGGGTGGGAGCGGCGCAGCCGGGCGGATATGACGAGCATCGCCCGCCGGCTGGCCGATCGCGGCTTCGTGGCGGTCAATATCGACTATCGGTTTGCGCCCGAGTATCGCTTTCCGGCCCAGCTTCACGACGTTCAGATCGCGCATCGGTGGATGCGTGAGGAGGCCTCTCGGCTGCGGATCGATCCCGACCGGATTGCCGGGCTGGGGTTTTCGGGGAGTTCTGGGTCATGTAGGGAGTATCGCCATCAGGTCATGGGGAATCAATCGCCGAGAATGAATCTGGAGCGGCGGGATACGTGTAGATGGATGTGTTCTGGGCGGATATGTTGTCCGTCGGGGATGTAA
- a CDS encoding DUF3427 domain-containing protein has translation MASNKDDWFGLHERLDTPGLRRKLEQLGLEQLAVWRKKLDAEELPSAVSAHVGRALAALLMDLRERDRESWYEALSAFSHALQEGGHPLADLAELLPSLPFRQLMEVKQPADQAVGTVETDRPDIPLSLSALLTGSRQSPSLVSQIVKELASCDRAEWLVSFIKFSGIRALKPALQRFVETPLPDGTPRLRVATTSYLGATDLKAIRTLLELPNTEVRVSYDTHRTRLHAKAYLFYRNTGFGTAYVGSANVSRVALDEGLEWTARISQHELPYLWRQIVAGFDTHWSDPAEFEAVKVDDLERLGQALQAERKAPFGAEPTTWQFFELQPYGFQQEILDAIEAERRAGISKHLIIAATGTGKTMLAAFDYRRVAAQRPDTNRPKLLFIAHREEILKQALNTFRHVLRDGDFGDLLVGGHEPTQSGHIFCSVQSWNARGLDQLAPDHFDYVVLDEAHHAAANSYQNILDHVRPGVLLGLTATPERTDGKDIRSDFGGSFTHEMRLPDAIEARRLAPFHYFGVGDEPGVDLSGLRWQSGRYNNDDLNKVIGTNERRARWVLNNLIDHVAEPEQIRGLGFCVSQQHAEFMARYFSAHEIPSMALTAKSPDSLRRDVQRKLVQREIRVIFTVDLFNEGVDIPEVDTVLMLRPTESLTVFLQQLGRGLRLHEDKPHLTVLDFIAPQHRRFRFADRYRALSAKTEARVDRQIERGFPWLPAGCLVRLDRQAMVTVLESIRSALAQRRPQIIAQLRTLLGQTDERPSLQKMLDWLHFDDADLLLKYGVPCQLLEEAGGGAVKGIEAYEKGLKDGLRRLLLVDDCEMLRSLSAALEHRDNQDDHWRARVTLALTLIWGNKRPDGGEAAALAFLRDNVHLKQDIQQAIEWRLRQLLPVEPRRWPQLSGVLALHAHYTRDQILLALGKGNFDKPAQQREGVLHLPEQKLDVFFVTINKSEKEFSPSTLYEDYALNDRLFHWQSQSTTSAESPTGQRYINHQDEGYQPLLFVREHKSLANGLTAPFQYLGPVEYVRHEGSRPMSIVWRLQNPLPAQSLRQFRQEAI, from the coding sequence ATGGCGAGTAATAAGGATGATTGGTTCGGGCTTCACGAACGGCTCGACACACCGGGGCTGCGGCGCAAGCTAGAGCAGCTAGGCTTAGAGCAGCTTGCGGTCTGGCGCAAGAAGCTGGATGCGGAGGAGCTACCGTCTGCCGTCAGCGCCCACGTTGGGCGGGCGCTGGCGGCACTATTGATGGACCTGCGGGAGCGCGACCGGGAGTCTTGGTATGAGGCGCTTTCGGCTTTTTCACATGCATTGCAGGAAGGCGGGCATCCCCTTGCCGATCTGGCCGAGTTGCTGCCGAGCCTGCCGTTTCGGCAGCTTATGGAGGTCAAGCAGCCTGCAGATCAAGCCGTCGGGACGGTAGAGACCGATCGTCCGGACATTCCGCTCAGTCTTTCAGCATTGCTCACCGGCTCGCGACAGTCACCTAGCCTGGTCAGCCAGATCGTGAAAGAGTTAGCGAGCTGCGATCGGGCGGAATGGCTGGTCTCCTTTATTAAATTCAGCGGTATTCGGGCACTGAAGCCGGCGCTGCAACGCTTTGTTGAAACGCCGCTACCGGATGGCACACCGCGCTTACGCGTCGCCACGACATCCTACCTGGGCGCGACGGATCTCAAGGCCATCAGAACCCTGCTCGAACTACCGAACACCGAAGTTCGCGTGTCCTACGATACGCACCGCACGCGGCTGCATGCCAAGGCCTATTTGTTCTACCGCAATACCGGCTTCGGTACCGCATATGTCGGTTCGGCGAATGTCTCGAGGGTGGCCCTGGATGAGGGTCTGGAGTGGACTGCACGCATCAGCCAGCACGAACTGCCCTACCTCTGGCGACAGATCGTGGCGGGATTCGATACACACTGGTCTGACCCGGCCGAGTTCGAGGCTGTCAAAGTTGACGATCTTGAACGACTCGGTCAAGCATTGCAGGCCGAGCGCAAGGCACCATTTGGCGCGGAGCCGACGACCTGGCAGTTCTTCGAACTTCAGCCGTATGGCTTCCAGCAGGAGATTCTCGACGCCATCGAAGCCGAACGCCGTGCCGGCATTTCAAAACATCTGATCATCGCGGCCACTGGAACCGGCAAGACGATGCTGGCTGCCTTTGACTACCGTCGAGTCGCAGCTCAGCGGCCCGACACAAACCGCCCGAAACTGCTTTTCATCGCGCACCGAGAGGAGATTCTAAAGCAGGCGCTGAACACATTTCGACACGTGCTTCGAGACGGTGATTTCGGGGATTTGTTGGTCGGGGGCCATGAGCCGACGCAATCGGGGCATATCTTCTGCTCAGTGCAGAGCTGGAATGCGCGCGGACTCGACCAGCTTGCGCCCGATCATTTCGACTATGTGGTGCTCGACGAGGCGCATCATGCGGCCGCCAATAGCTATCAGAATATCTTGGACCATGTGCGCCCCGGGGTGCTGCTGGGTCTGACTGCAACGCCCGAGCGCACGGACGGCAAGGATATTCGCAGCGACTTCGGGGGGAGTTTCACCCACGAGATGCGCCTGCCGGATGCGATCGAAGCGCGCCGACTGGCGCCCTTCCACTACTTTGGTGTTGGTGACGAGCCGGGCGTGGACCTCAGCGGCTTGCGCTGGCAAAGCGGGCGTTACAACAATGACGATCTCAACAAGGTGATTGGCACTAATGAGCGGCGGGCGCGCTGGGTACTCAACAACCTAATCGATCACGTAGCCGAACCGGAGCAGATTCGGGGCTTGGGCTTCTGCGTCAGCCAGCAGCATGCTGAGTTTATGGCCAGGTACTTTAGTGCGCACGAGATTCCGTCGATGGCATTGACAGCCAAATCGCCGGACTCATTGAGGCGTGACGTACAGCGCAAGCTAGTGCAGCGCGAGATTCGGGTGATCTTTACCGTTGATCTGTTCAACGAGGGCGTGGATATCCCGGAAGTGGATACGGTGTTGATGCTGCGACCTACCGAGAGCCTGACCGTCTTTCTGCAGCAGCTTGGCCGGGGGCTGCGTCTGCACGAAGACAAGCCGCACCTGACAGTTCTTGACTTCATTGCGCCGCAGCACCGGCGGTTCCGATTCGCTGACCGTTATCGCGCCTTGAGTGCCAAAACCGAAGCACGAGTCGACCGGCAGATCGAGAGAGGCTTCCCATGGCTGCCCGCCGGTTGTCTCGTTCGGTTGGATCGGCAGGCCATGGTAACGGTACTGGAAAGTATCCGTTCGGCATTGGCACAACGGCGGCCGCAGATCATCGCGCAGCTCCGAACCCTGCTGGGCCAGACCGATGAGCGGCCCAGTCTGCAGAAGATGCTCGACTGGCTGCATTTTGACGATGCCGATCTGCTACTGAAGTACGGCGTGCCCTGCCAGTTGCTGGAAGAGGCGGGAGGCGGAGCGGTCAAAGGCATCGAAGCGTATGAGAAAGGCCTCAAGGATGGCCTGCGGCGTCTGTTGCTTGTCGACGACTGTGAGATGCTGCGGTCGCTGTCTGCTGCGCTTGAACATCGTGACAATCAGGACGACCACTGGCGGGCGCGGGTGACGCTGGCATTGACGTTAATCTGGGGCAATAAGCGACCAGACGGCGGTGAGGCCGCGGCGCTGGCGTTTCTGCGCGACAACGTTCATTTGAAGCAGGATATTCAGCAGGCCATTGAATGGCGCTTGCGCCAGCTTCTGCCGGTGGAACCGCGGCGATGGCCCCAACTTAGCGGCGTACTGGCACTCCATGCTCACTACACGCGTGATCAGATCCTGCTTGCATTGGGAAAGGGCAACTTCGACAAACCCGCGCAACAGCGCGAGGGCGTACTACACCTGCCAGAGCAAAAGCTGGACGTCTTCTTTGTCACGATCAACAAGTCGGAAAAGGAATTTTCTCCTTCCACTCTTTACGAGGACTACGCGCTGAACGACCGACTTTTCCATTGGCAAAGTCAGTCGACAACATCGGCAGAATCGCCTACTGGTCAGCGCTATATCAACCACCAGGATGAAGGCTATCAGCCGCTGCTATTCGTTCGCGAGCACAAGTCGCTCGCCAATGGACTGACGGCCCCTTTTCAGTACCTCGGACCGGTTGAGTATGTTCGGCATGAGGGCAGTCGGCCAATGAGTATCGTCTGGCGCTTGCAGAATCCGCTGCCTGCCCAGAGCCTTAGGCAATTCAGGCAAGAGGCGATTTAG
- a CDS encoding Fic family protein gives MTNRYDASGSQSEFQPGSDGEVLRNLLDVTSPEEMDEIELDLLDQLYQYIFRKDFPDRSLTIADLKSWHHQWLGNVYPWAGEVRNVNLSKGDFHFAAADQIPRLLDEFQETCLDRFTPSYGLSDEALSEALAITHVELILIHPFREGNGRLARLLADVMAAQTNRGLLDYSEWDRDKDRYFAAIQQGLDRTYGPMIELTSKALKD, from the coding sequence GTGACTAACCGCTACGACGCTTCAGGCAGCCAGTCCGAATTCCAGCCGGGATCGGATGGGGAGGTGCTTCGAAACCTCCTTGACGTCACCAGCCCGGAAGAAATGGACGAGATCGAACTGGATCTACTGGACCAACTCTACCAATACATATTCAGAAAGGACTTCCCGGACCGTAGCCTGACCATCGCGGATCTTAAGTCCTGGCACCACCAGTGGCTTGGCAATGTCTACCCATGGGCGGGCGAGGTTCGAAATGTGAACCTGTCAAAAGGCGACTTTCACTTCGCGGCGGCAGACCAAATTCCTCGTCTACTCGACGAGTTTCAGGAAACCTGCCTGGACCGATTCACGCCCAGCTATGGCCTAAGTGACGAAGCCCTATCCGAAGCCTTGGCTATCACCCATGTCGAGCTCATCCTGATTCACCCGTTCCGCGAAGGAAACGGTCGCCTGGCGAGGCTACTTGCCGACGTCATGGCGGCGCAGACCAACCGGGGGCTGCTGGATTACAGTGAATGGGACCGGGATAAGGATCGCTACTTCGCCGCAATCCAGCAGGGCCTGGATAGAACCTATGGCCCAATGATCGAGCTGACTTCCAAAGCTCTGAAAGATTGA
- a CDS encoding Fic family protein produces MANQSHSARSGRYIRQPSGYSAFMPAPLPPNPAVALDGKLHTLLSDADRALGRLDGSIQTLPNSDLFVAMYVRKEAVLSSQIEGTQSSLQDVLRAEAQMLSPEAPDDVDEIFNYIHAMRHGLERLTSLPVSVRLIREIHAELLRGGRGHNLTPGELRSSQNWIGPSGCTLREATFVPPPPHELPRLLGELETFLHQDQQLPVLINIGLAHAQFETIHPFLDGNGRVGRLLITFLLCEKTILARPVLYLSWYFKAHRQDYYDHLQAVRDRGDWEGWLAFFLRGVFAVSQQASDTAGRILQLREAHRQAITDHLAGSAANGHRTLEHLYEQPIVTVKQVQDWIGTTYPAANNLVSRMTDLGILHEMTGYKRNRRFLYRDYLQLFHDEHDSNSGTATQPSNTGRGAD; encoded by the coding sequence ATGGCCAATCAATCCCACTCAGCCCGGTCGGGCCGCTACATCCGCCAGCCGAGCGGATACAGCGCCTTCATGCCCGCGCCGTTGCCCCCCAATCCGGCGGTAGCGCTGGACGGCAAGCTTCACACGCTGCTGTCAGATGCCGACCGGGCCCTTGGCCGGCTGGATGGCTCGATTCAGACACTGCCCAATTCCGACCTCTTCGTGGCCATGTACGTGCGCAAGGAGGCCGTGCTCTCGAGCCAGATCGAAGGGACTCAGAGCTCGCTACAGGATGTCCTCAGGGCCGAGGCGCAGATGCTCTCGCCCGAAGCCCCCGACGATGTTGACGAGATCTTCAATTACATCCACGCCATGCGGCACGGTCTGGAGCGACTGACGTCGCTGCCTGTGTCCGTTCGTCTCATTCGGGAAATCCATGCCGAGCTTCTGCGGGGTGGGCGCGGCCACAATCTCACGCCGGGCGAGCTGAGGTCATCCCAGAACTGGATCGGCCCCTCGGGCTGCACCCTGCGCGAAGCGACCTTCGTGCCCCCGCCACCGCACGAGTTGCCGCGGCTGCTCGGCGAGCTCGAAACCTTCCTCCACCAGGACCAGCAGTTGCCAGTCCTGATCAACATCGGGCTAGCCCACGCGCAATTCGAAACCATCCACCCGTTTCTCGACGGCAATGGCCGCGTCGGCCGCTTGCTGATCACTTTCCTGCTGTGCGAAAAGACGATCCTGGCCCGCCCGGTCCTGTATCTGTCCTGGTACTTCAAGGCCCACCGCCAGGACTATTACGACCACCTGCAGGCGGTGCGCGATCGAGGCGACTGGGAGGGATGGCTGGCATTCTTCCTGCGCGGCGTCTTCGCAGTAAGCCAGCAGGCCAGTGACACGGCCGGCCGCATCCTGCAATTGCGTGAGGCGCACCGACAAGCCATCACCGACCACTTGGCCGGCAGCGCAGCCAATGGCCACCGAACGCTCGAACATCTCTACGAGCAACCCATAGTGACCGTCAAGCAGGTGCAGGACTGGATCGGCACGACCTATCCGGCGGCCAACAATCTGGTCAGCCGAATGACCGATCTTGGCATCCTCCATGAAATGACAGGCTACAAACGAAACCGCCGGTTCCTGTACCGGGACTACCTGCAGCTGTTCCACGATGAGCACGATTCCAACTCCGGAACGGCGACTCAGCCGAGCAACACGGGACGAGGTGCAGATTGA